The genomic DNA GAAGGCGCGGTAGAAATCGGTATCGAACCAGAGGCCCGCGCCGATCCACATCATGCGGATGCGCTCGTTGTCACAAGGCCCCTCGCCCCGCTCGGTCCGGCCTGCGACCTCATCGCGGAATGCCTCTGAATGGGCAATCGCCCAATCGGAGCCACGGTGCCATTGCGGGATCATCACATTGGGCATCTGCTCACCGATCCCCATCGGCACGCGCGGGGCCTCGGCGATGAGCTGGCTGGCCTCTTCCAGAATTTTCTCCTGCCGATCAATGGCTTCCATATAGGCAGCAAAGGCCGCTTCATCGAAGTCGCGCCCTGTCAGCCGCTCCAGCGCCGCGATCAGCTCGCGCATCTCGGAGACAACCAGATCAAGCCGCGCGGTGCCGTAGAGCCCCTCCCAATCGTTCCGCGCCAGTGCCCACCACTCGGGCGCGGGGTTTGGCACGGCAGGGGCGGAGATGAGGTGCAGCGGCGCGCCAGTCTCTTCGGCCCAGCGCTGAAAAATGCGCGGATGTTCATCCGAAGAGGCACGGGCGCAAAGCAACGCTGGGGCCGGCAGGCCACCCCAAGGCTGGCGGCTGGTGTCACCCTCGATCTGCGCCATCAGGCCGAGAGACGAGTAGCGAGGCAGATGGGCGTGAAAGCCTGCGCTCTCCATAAAATCAAAGTAAAACGGCGCTTGCTGTTTGGCCGAAATCACCGCTGACCACCACTGGTTGGTGACCATCGGCACATCCATGAAATGGAACAGCTCATGCGGCGTGTCGGCATTGACGAAGGCGAAAGGCTCGCCCGCCGTGATGCGGCTGCGCAGGCCTTTCAGCCAGTCACGCTGGTAGCTCGTTGCCGCTTTGGCGCAACTCATGGCAGAGCCTCCTCAATGCGTTGGCGGGCCGTCGCACGCCATTCCGCGCCGGGGCGAAAGGGGCGGAAGCCGAGGTTGACCAGCGGCATGGGGAGGCTGCGGGCGAGGCGCGGAAGCTCCCAGCCAAAGCTGTCGTCGTTGCGATCGACGGCGGCAATGACAAGGTCGTGCCCGGCCAAGGCGGCATCGAGGGCGGTGCCAAAAAGGGCGGGTGGGTTGGTGCGGATATGGAGCGGTTGTTCGGCCACGGCGTTTAGCAAGCCCGGCATGTCTGACGGGCCTATGTGGCAAGCGGGCCAGAGGCTGCCATAGGGGGTGAGGTCGGTCACGGCGAGGCCTAGCTCGGCGCAAAGCGCTGGCAGCGCAGACGTGTCTGCGGCGGTGCCGATGAGGGCGGCGGAAGCCTTGGTGGTGGGCGGCTCTGTGGGGGTGATCCGGGTGAGGAGCTCCGCATGCCGGGCGGCGGAAAGCCAGCGGCCGGCATTGCGAAAAACAAAGGTTTCACCGGCAGTTAGCGACATAGCCTCAAGCTCGGCACAGGCCTGCGCGCGCGCCTGCTCTTCGGCCATGGCGCGCGCCAAGCGCCCTTTATCCGCCACGGTGCCGAGCGCCTCGCGAAGCTCGCGCAGGGCGCGTTCGGCTTCGGACAGGTTGAACGCATGCAAGGCCGTGCCGGTGCCGTGCAGCAGGTTCCAAAGGATCAACCGGGGGCCACTACGGACCATGCCCTGCCGCTGCATTTCCAATGCATATTGGTAGGCGGCCAGCGCGGCCACATCGTCTCTCGCGAAGAGAACTGCGGCGTACTCGTCGAAGGCCCCGCTGGCAAAACGGTGGAGAAAGCGGCGGGTGAAGCCATCCATGAAGGGTTCGGTCACCGCGCTGACGGAAGCCACCTCTGGCCCGTCCATGAGCGGCGCGGCTTTAACTTCGACGGGCTGCCCCCCTGCTCCGGAGACCAGCGCCTCGGGGCAGCCGTCGCCGAAGAGGCCGACCAGCGGCAGGCCATCAGCCACGATGCCCTCGGCCCGGCCTTCGTAGGCCCTTCGCAGTTCCTCCCTCGCGTCCACTTTTCCTCCACGCGCAACTTAGTTCACTTTGGAAACTATTTACGCGGAGGTGTCAACCGCTGAGTTTGACAGGGTTTCGCCTGCATTGTAGCTCACTCGAAACGGCGGCGAGGGGTGGAGTGGACAAGATGGACGACGATGTTCCGGCGGTTGAACTGACGCTGGGGCCGCTGGCCCGAGACCTTTCTTTTGCCACCCGCGCCCTGCGTGCCCACCTGCGGGGGCACAATGTTCGCGTCTTCGAAGAGCATGACGTGCCGCAGGGTGGCATTGCACTGATCAGTCTCATCGGGCTCAACCCCGGCGTCTCGCAAAAGGACCTGGCCGGGGCGGTGGTGCTGAAAAAATCCGCCCTGACAAAACTGGTGAACGAGCTGGAAATCAGCGGGCTTATCGAGCGCCGCAAGGGCGTTGGAGACCGGCGCTACAATGCGGTGCATCTGACCGCGAAGGGCCAGCGCCTGTTTGACGAGGTCATGCCGGACATCACAGCGATGCAGGACACATTGCTTGCCCCCCTCTCCCCGGAGGAGCGGGAAACCTATTTTGCCCTGACATGGCGCCTGATCGCGCATCTGGAGCCGCGCTCGGCTTGACCGCCTCCCGCATATAGTTTCTAAAGTGAACTATAAAGCCGAGCGGAACCGATCCGCTGGTTCAGGGATGGAGGACTTAGTGGCACAACCGCTGGCCGGGCTGCGCATAGCCGATTTCAGCCATGTCATTGCCGGACCACTGGCAACGCAATTTTTGTGCCTGCTGGGCGCCGAGATCATCAAAGTGGAGCCGCCGCAGGGCGATGCGATGCGCTACTATACCCGTGACCCGGAGCGGCGGGGCATGGCCGAGCCTTTCATCGGCGCGAACGCTGGAAAGAAGTCTGTCATCCTAGACTTAAAAACTGATGAAGGCCGCGCCGCGGCGCAGGCGATTGTCGCGCAGAGCGACGTTTTTGTAGAGAATTTTCGCCCCGGCGTGGCGGAAAGGCTTGGACTTGGCAGCGCGTCGCTGATGGAGGCCAATCCGGGCCTGATCTGCTGCTCGGTTTCGGGCTTTGGCCAAGAGGGCCCGATGCGCGATTTCCCGGCGATCGACCAGGTTATTCAATCGGTCTCGGGCCTTATGACGTTGACCGGAAGCCCCGGAAACGAAAAGCCTTTGCGCGTCGGCTTCCCCATAGTCGACACCTACTGCGCCCTGCTCACCGCCTTTGCGATCCTCGCCGCTGTCACCCAAAAGCGCGCCGATCCGGAAGGCAAAGGGCAGGTGATTGATGTGTCCATGCTTGATGCGACGATGGTGATGATGAGCTCGGTCGTGGGGGCGATGCTGATCAACGGCACGCCTCCCGCGCGGAGCGGCAATCGCGGCTTTTCCGGCGCTCCTACGGCCGATACCTTTGCCTGCGCCGACGGGCAAATCACCATTGGCGCGGTGCAGCAGGTGCAGGTGGAGCGGCTGATGGCGGCGCTCGGATGCGAGGCGCTGCTGGAAGACGACCGCTTTGCCACGCCGGAGGCACGGATTGAGAATGACACGGCGCTGCAAGAGGCGCTGGGGCCTTATTTTGCGAAGGAAAACTCTGAAGACCTGGAGGCGCGTCTGGCGGCGGCCGGGGTGCCCGCGGGCAAGGTGCGCACGGTCACTGAAGCGCTGGAGCTGGAGCAGATCAAGGGGCGCGGGCTGTTCATGAACGTGCCATCGGGCGATGGCCGTGCGGATGTGTTCAACGCGGGCTTTCGCTTTGCCCATGACGGGCCGGGGCATGCACGCGGGGCACCGAGCTTGGGCGAGCATACCGAAGAGGTGCTGGCGGCCATGGGGCTGAAGCCCGCAGCCGAGTAGCCTCAGAGCCGTGGGCCGAGGCGCTCCAGCATGGCAAGGCATTGCTGGAGCTGCGAAATTTCCACATACTCATCGGGCTTGTGGGCCTGCTCGATGGAGCCCGGCCCGCAGATGACCACATCTATTCCGAGCTTTTGAAACACCCCGGCCTCTGTGTTGAAGGGCACCAGCGCCCCGCCGTTGGAGCCGGTGAGCGCACAGGCGAGCGCGGCGGCCTCACCGTTTGTCATCGGCATGAGGCCCGGCGTATCTCCGATGGTTTCGGTGCTGATGGCCGCCTCGGGCGCGACGGCCTGCATTTCGGGGAGCAATATGTCATTGATATAGCGCTGCATTTCGTTGCGCACGAAGGTGGCATCGGCATCGGCCACGGGGCGCATCTCCCATTGCACCTCGGCCTCTGACGGGATGACGTTATGGGCGAACCCGCCGATCAGCGCACCGGTGTTGAGGGTGGTCCAAGGCGGCTCGAAACGGCTTTCGGGCGGGGTGCGGGCCTTGAGGGCCTCGCGAAGCTCCATCAGGCGGGTGATGTAGCGGGTTGCATATTCGACCGCGTTGACGCCTGCGCCCGGGTCGGAGCCGTGGCCGGAGCGGCCCTGAAAGCGGGTGGTATATTCGCAGCAGCCCTTGTGGCCTTCGACCACGCGCATGGTTGTGGGCTCGCCAATGATGGCGACGGAGGGCAGGATTTCGCGGGTTTTCAGCTGTTCGGCCAAGGCCTTGGCACCGAGGCAGCCGACCTCTTCATCATGGGTGAAGGCGAAGTGGAGGGGGCGGGTTTTGACCTGCGCGGCAAGGTGCGGGGCCATTGCAACGCAGGCGGCGATGAAGCCCTTCATATCGCAGGTGCCGCGCCCATGCAGGCGACCATCGCGCTCGGTCATCACGAAGGGATCGTTGGACCAGTTTTGCCCCTCCACCGGCACCACATCGGAATGGCCAGAGAGCAGGATGCCACCTTGAACATCCGGGCCTATGGTGGCGTAAAGATTGGCTTTTTCGCCGGTATCATCCTTCAGAACCTCAACCCGCGCACCGGCGTCTTCGAGCCGGGCGGCCAGAAGGTCGATGCAGGCGAGGTTGCTCTCGGACGAGACGGTTGGGCAGGCCACGAGCTCGCCTAGAAGCGCGGTTGTATCTTCCAGCAGTGTCATGCCGCGACCCTAGCCGCGAGGTGCCTCGCCCGCCAGCCCAAGCGGACGCTCACACGCCAGAAGGGGAGCGTGGGCGGCGGAAGGCCCATCATCAGCGCCACGGCGTGCGGGGGGTTAACCCTTTTGCGAAACGCGAAAACAGGGCGAAAAGCAGCGGGCAACAACCTATGCACAAGCCATGCACATCCTATGCATGTGCGAAATGCACAGGCTGAGGGCGCTTGGTCGGCAACCCGCCGGGACGGTGGGGCAAGGGAGCGTTAAGCGCCGCGCAGGAGAGAAGCGCGGTTGGCCAACGAGGCGCGGCGCTCGGCGGGGAGGTTTAGCGGGGCAGCGAGGGCGCGGATGCCTGAGGCGAGAGTGCTCGGTTGCTCACGGCTGGTCCTCGGGATCCTCCGGATCCGTCCAGACCACGAAGAACTGATAGACGCACCACGCCCCGGCGGCGGCGAAGAGCGCCGCCCAGATCTGCGCGCCGGAGGCAAGCTCGACCCCGGCCCAGGCAAAACAGATGGCGACGACCGCCACGCGCCGCCAGACCTGACGGAAAAACGGGTGCTGAAGGTCGAACATTGCTTTCATGCGGCGAGGTCCAATCCGGCGGCGCGACAGGCAGCCATTATCGTTTCATATCCGAGTTTGGAATACGCGTAGGGATCGGCCTTGGCCGGGTCTTGCTCGGCCTCGACCACGATCCATCCGGCGTAATCCATCTCGGCCAGTTTGCCGGTGATGGTGGCGAAATCAATGCACCCTTCGGGATCGCCCGGCACCGTGAAGGCCCCGGCGATGACGGCATTGAGGAAGGAGCCGTTGGTTTCGCGGATGTGCTGCACGATGTTCGGGCGCACATCCTTGTAGTGGACGTGGTGGATGCGGTTGGCCCAGCGGTCGAGCACCGCAAGCTCATCGGCCCCGCCAAAGCGCAGGTGCCCGGTATCATAGAGCAGGTGAACCTCGGTGGGGCTGGCCTCCATCAGCCAGTTCACATCGTCTTCGCTTTCGATGATCGAGCCCATGTGGTGGTGATAGGCCAGTGGCATCCCCTGCCCTGCCATCCACTTGGCCAGCTCTCCGAGTTTGGCAGCGTAGGCCGCCACCTCGTCGCGTGAGAGCTTGGGCCGGTTGGCCACCGGCGTGGCCGGGTCGCCCTGCACGGTGTTGGAGCATTCGGCGTAGACGATACAGGGAGCATCGAGCGCGATGAACTGCTCGACTTGCGCGGCCACGGCAGCCTTCTCGGCCTCAAGGTCGTTGACCAGCAGGTTGCCCGAGCACCAGCCGCCGCAGAGGGCGATATCGTTGATGTCGAGGTAGTGGCGCAGGCCCGGCGTATCATGCGGCATGCGCTGGCCGCGCTCGACGCCGGTGTAGCCGATTTCGCGCGCCTCCTTGAGCGCCTGCTCCATTGTGTAGGCGGCTGTGAGATCGGGCAGGTCGTCGTTCTGCCAGGCGATGGGGGAGATGCCGATTTTGACGGGCATGGGCATTATCCTGCGAGTTGAGTTGTGCGGGCTGTGCCGGGGGCGTTGCGGGGTGAATGCATGCTTGCGCCGGGGGCGTCAACGCGTGGGGTGCTGAGGGGCCACATTCGCATCATTGATGAAAGGATTGCAATCAGCGGGGCGAAAATCCACTCCCCAATGATGTTTTTCTATCAATCGTTGCAGAGCGTCAGACCGACTCCGGCAGATGGATTACACTGTCGATGAAGAGCTGGCCGGGCACGGCGGGTTGTGTGGAGAGGGCGGCTTGCGACATCAGACGCACCAGCTCGCGGCAGAGCGGCTCCAGCGGGGTTTCCAGCGCCATCGTCACATAGCGGTCGGCCAGGGCGGCGCGGCTGTCGGGCGTCAACTCGTTGACGACAAGCGCGACCTCGCCGGGTTTGCGCACCTCGCGCAGCGCCTCGATGGTGCCCTCCATCCCGCCACCCGCTAGATAAATGCCGGTGACGTCGGGGTGACGGTGGAGCAGGTCCAGCGTGGCCTCATAGGTGAGCTGGCGGGTTTCGAGGTTGACCAGCGTGTCGAGCAGCGGACGCTCGGGCGCGTGCTCGCGGAAGAAGGACCGAAAACCGGTTTCGCGCAGCTCGTGGCCATGCCAGCGATAGCCGCCAACGAAGAGCGCGATTTTGCCCGGACGGGGCGCGGCGGTGGAGAGCATCCAGGCCGCCATGCGCCCGACCTTGAGGTTGTTGGAGCCTACATAGTTGCGTCTGAGCCCCTGCGCGAAGTCTGACAACAGCGAGAACACCGGGGTGCCCGCCTTGGCAAGCCGGGCGACCGCGTCGCTCACCTTCGCATGGTTTACGGCGGTGGCCGCGAGCGCATCGACCTTGCCCGACATGCGCTCCATCATCTCCACCACATGGTCAGGCGATTGTGAGGCAGAAAACTCCATCACCAGCTGCCCGCGGATGCCATCGGCCTCGGCCACGGCGGCCTCGATCTGGTGGGCAAAGCGCTGGTAGAACGCCTGCTTTTCCTTTTGCAGGATGAAGCCGAGGCGCACCTCGGGCAGATCGACGCGCAGGCGCTGCTCGATCAGGTTGCGGGCGTGATAGCCCACCTCCTGCGCGGCTTGGAGCACCTTGCGCGCGGTTTCCTCCCGCACCTTCAGCCGCCCGTTCAGCACCCGGTCGACGGTGGCCACGGAGACGCCTGCGGCGCGCGCGACATCGGAGATGATCGGACGTCTGGCCATGATGTGGCTCCTATGTGCTGTGTGAGGTGGGTGGTGATGGTTTTCCCGCAAAGCCTGCCTCATCCTTGATGGGAAATGATGTTTTTTCAAGCCCCCTGCCCGCTTTGGCTTGGCCCGACACGCAGGCGGTGTTTAGGCAGGGGCAAAGCAGGGAGGAGACCGGCGATGGCAAAGTTGGGTGTGGGGCTGATCGGCACCGGGTTCATGGGCAAGGCGCATGCGCTGGCGTGGCGCGGGGCGCGGGCGGTGATGGGGGGCGACAGTGAGATCGAGCTGGCGCACCTCTGCGAGATGCCGCTGGAGAAGGCGGAGCGGCTTGCGGCCGACTGGGGCTTTGCCCGCGCCGGGGACGATTGGCGCGCCTTGGTGGAAGATCCGGCAGTGGATGTGGTTTCGATCACCACCCCGAACGGGCTGCACGCGCCGATGGCGATTGCCGCGCTGGAGGCGGGCAAGCATGTGTGGTGCGAAAAGCCGATGGCGCTGACGCTGGAGGAGGCAGAGGCGATGGTTGCGGCGGCCAAGGCCAGCGGCAAGGTCACGCTGGTGGGCTACAACTACGTGCGCAACCCGGCTTTGCACCATGCGGCCAAGCTCATCGCCGAGGGGCGGATTGGCCGGGTGGTGCATGTGCGCGGGTTTTACGACGAGGATTATCAGGCGGATGGCGCCCTGCCCTGGACCTGGCGGGCCAAACTTTCGGAGGCGGGGCTGGGCGCATTGGGCGACATGGGCTGCCACCTGATCTCGATGGTGATGCAGCTTGTCGGCCCGGTGGAGAGCGTGCTGGCGGAGACCCAGATCATCCACGAGACCCGCCCGGTGGAGGGCGGCGGGCGCGCGCCGGTGGAGAACGAGGATGTGGCGACGGCGCTGATCCGGCTGAAGGGCGGCGCGCGGGGGATGCTGACCACAAGCCGCAGCGCGTGGGGCCGCAAGAACCGGATTGATCTGGAGATCCACGGCACCGAGGGGCAGATCACCTTCGAGCAGGAGCGGCTGAACGAGATGCGGATCTACGTGAACGAGGGCGAGAAGGCCGAACAGGGCTTCAAGACCATCCTCACCGGCCCCGCGCATCCGCCCTATGCCGCCTTCTGCCCGGCGCCGGGCCATCAGCTGGGGTTCAATGATCTGAAGATTCTGGAGGCCGCCGAGCTGGTGGAGACGATCGCGGGGCGGCACAGGGCATGGCCGGATTTTGAAGCCGCGCTTGAGATTGAGAGGGTGATCCATGCGATTGCGGAGAGTGCGGCGCAGGAGACGCGGGTTTCGCTGGTGTGAGGCGCGCGCGGGACGGAGGCGGAGATCGTGGTGGTGGCGTTGGACGGGCTGCGGTTTGGCCGGGCGCCCTGCCCTGCTTCGGGATATGACGAGCTGGTGGTGAGCCCGCGCCAGGCGCGGCGGATGGTGGGCAGATTGCCCACCCTACGTGGTGGTGCGGGTGCGATGGTGAGCCCGCGCTAGGCGTGGCGGACGGTGGGCAGATTGCCCACCCTACGTGGTGGTGCGGGTGCGGTGGTGAGCCCGCGCTAGGCGTGGCGGACGGTGGGCAGATTGCCCACCCTACGTGGTGGTGCGGGTGCGATGGTGAGCCCGCGCTAGGCGTGGCGGATGGTGGGCAGATTGCCCACCCTACGTGGTGGTGCGGGTACGGTGGTGCGCCCGCGCCAGGCGCGGCGGATGGTGGGCAGATTGCCCACCCTACGCGGTGGTGCGGGTGCGGTGGTGGCCCTCGGTGATGACCTTGAGCATCGCGGTATGGGCCGCTTCGGGCAGGCCGGAGGCGATGGCGCGGGCGATGTCGCGGTGGTTTTGCGCCACTTCGGCCTTCACCTCCTGAAACTGCTCGCCCGTCTCGATGAGAAACAGGGAATAGAGCGCGGTTTGCACCATGTCGCCCAGCGATTGCAGGAAGCGGTTGCCGGAAAGCTTTAGCACGTGGTGGTGAAACTCGTAGTCCGCCACGGCAAAATCGGCCCGGCTGCTGGCACCGGCGAGGCTGTCGCAGAGGGTGAAGAGCCTGTCGCAGGCTGCCTTGTCGGCCAGCTCATTGGCGCGGCGCGCGGCGGAGGCGGCGGCGGCGGGCTCGAAGATCAGGCGGATTTCGAAAAGCTCGTCGTAGAAGCGGCCCGGGTTTTTGACCGAGGTGTGCCAGCGCAGCACGTCTTCGTCGAACATGTTCCACTCGTCCGAGGGGCGCACATGGGTGCCCACCTTGGCCTTGGAGGCGATCATGCCCTTGGCGGCGAGCGTCTTCTTGGCCTCACGCACCACGGTGCGGCTCACGTCGAACATCTCGCAAAGGTCGGGATCGAGCGGGATCATCGTGTCAGCCGGGTATTCCCCCGCCACAATGGCACGACCGAGCTGATCCACCACGAAATGCGTGTGGTTCGAGGCCCGCGCAGACGGCGAGCCGGACGCGACGATTGTCATGATGGCTGTGCGGAGCCAGTCGCTCTTTTTCGTCGGGTGGTCGTCGCCCAAGTGAGGCCTTTCTGAAGCAGGATGAATGCGAAGAGCAAAGCGCCAATGACGATCTTAGTCCACCAGCTCGAAAGTGTCCCGTCAAAGACGATGTAAGTTTGGATCAGCCCCATGATGAGGATGCCGAAGAAGGTGCCGGCGACAAAGCCGTAGCCGCCGGAGAGCAGTGTGCCGCCGATGACGACAGCGGCGATGGCATCGAGCTCCACGCCGACAGTGGCGAGGCTGTAGCCTGCCGAGGTGTAGAGCGAGAAGACGATGCCCGCGAGCCCGGCGAGGCCGCCCGATATGGCGTAGATGCCCACGGTGGTTGCGGCCAGCGGCACGCCCATGAGGCGGGCGGTTTGCGCGCCGCCGCCGAGGGCATAGACGTTTTGCCCGAAGCGGGTGCGGTGAGCGATCAGCGCCCCGGCGATGAAGGTAAGGATCATCAGCCCGCCGATCAGCCGGAAGCGCCCGCCGGAGGGGGCCTTCCAGTAGATATCTTGCAAGGTGTCGTAGAATTCGTGGGTGATCGGCACGGAGTCGGTGGAGAGCACATAGGCCGCGCCACGGGCGAGGAACATGCCCGCCAGCGTGACGATGAAGGGGGGCATTTCAAGATAGTGGATCGTGGCCCCCATAGCCGCGCCGAAGGCGGTGGTGAGCGCCAGCACGAGCACGAAGGCGGTGAGCGGGTGGATCGAGGTGTCCCGCAGGATCACGGCGAGGAAGACGCCGGTAAAGGCGATGACGGAGCCGACCGAAAGGTCGATGCCGCCTGAGAGGATCACGAAGGTCATCCCTACCGCGACGATGCCGAGAAAGGCGTTGTCTGTCAGCAG from Oceanicola sp. D3 includes the following:
- a CDS encoding 2-hydroxyacyl-CoA dehydratase family protein; the protein is MSCAKAATSYQRDWLKGLRSRITAGEPFAFVNADTPHELFHFMDVPMVTNQWWSAVISAKQQAPFYFDFMESAGFHAHLPRYSSLGLMAQIEGDTSRQPWGGLPAPALLCARASSDEHPRIFQRWAEETGAPLHLISAPAVPNPAPEWWALARNDWEGLYGTARLDLVVSEMRELIAALERLTGRDFDEAAFAAYMEAIDRQEKILEEASQLIAEAPRVPMGIGEQMPNVMIPQWHRGSDWAIAHSEAFRDEVAGRTERGEGPCDNERIRMMWIGAGLWFDTDFYRAFEASHGAVFAWSMYLPFAADGYIRASHGNPLRALAARVSAMNEQLHQPPWVNAWMVREAKRARIDVALMLIPEHDRFSGYGSLFAKKALEEAGVKVVEIWSDMVDPRKWSRPEVEARVAEALDGL
- a CDS encoding MarR family winged helix-turn-helix transcriptional regulator; this encodes MDDDVPAVELTLGPLARDLSFATRALRAHLRGHNVRVFEEHDVPQGGIALISLIGLNPGVSQKDLAGAVVLKKSALTKLVNELEISGLIERRKGVGDRRYNAVHLTAKGQRLFDEVMPDITAMQDTLLAPLSPEERETYFALTWRLIAHLEPRSA
- a CDS encoding CaiB/BaiF CoA-transferase family protein, which translates into the protein MAQPLAGLRIADFSHVIAGPLATQFLCLLGAEIIKVEPPQGDAMRYYTRDPERRGMAEPFIGANAGKKSVILDLKTDEGRAAAQAIVAQSDVFVENFRPGVAERLGLGSASLMEANPGLICCSVSGFGQEGPMRDFPAIDQVIQSVSGLMTLTGSPGNEKPLRVGFPIVDTYCALLTAFAILAAVTQKRADPEGKGQVIDVSMLDATMVMMSSVVGAMLINGTPPARSGNRGFSGAPTADTFACADGQITIGAVQQVQVERLMAALGCEALLEDDRFATPEARIENDTALQEALGPYFAKENSEDLEARLAAAGVPAGKVRTVTEALELEQIKGRGLFMNVPSGDGRADVFNAGFRFAHDGPGHARGAPSLGEHTEEVLAAMGLKPAAE
- the argE gene encoding acetylornithine deacetylase, producing MTLLEDTTALLGELVACPTVSSESNLACIDLLAARLEDAGARVEVLKDDTGEKANLYATIGPDVQGGILLSGHSDVVPVEGQNWSNDPFVMTERDGRLHGRGTCDMKGFIAACVAMAPHLAAQVKTRPLHFAFTHDEEVGCLGAKALAEQLKTREILPSVAIIGEPTTMRVVEGHKGCCEYTTRFQGRSGHGSDPGAGVNAVEYATRYITRLMELREALKARTPPESRFEPPWTTLNTGALIGGFAHNVIPSEAEVQWEMRPVADADATFVRNEMQRYINDILLPEMQAVAPEAAISTETIGDTPGLMPMTNGEAAALACALTGSNGGALVPFNTEAGVFQKLGIDVVICGPGSIEQAHKPDEYVEISQLQQCLAMLERLGPRL
- the iolE gene encoding myo-inosose-2 dehydratase; the protein is MPVKIGISPIAWQNDDLPDLTAAYTMEQALKEAREIGYTGVERGQRMPHDTPGLRHYLDINDIALCGGWCSGNLLVNDLEAEKAAVAAQVEQFIALDAPCIVYAECSNTVQGDPATPVANRPKLSRDEVAAYAAKLGELAKWMAGQGMPLAYHHHMGSIIESEDDVNWLMEASPTEVHLLYDTGHLRFGGADELAVLDRWANRIHHVHYKDVRPNIVQHIRETNGSFLNAVIAGAFTVPGDPEGCIDFATITGKLAEMDYAGWIVVEAEQDPAKADPYAYSKLGYETIMAACRAAGLDLAA
- a CDS encoding LacI family DNA-binding transcriptional regulator produces the protein MARRPIISDVARAAGVSVATVDRVLNGRLKVREETARKVLQAAQEVGYHARNLIEQRLRVDLPEVRLGFILQKEKQAFYQRFAHQIEAAVAEADGIRGQLVMEFSASQSPDHVVEMMERMSGKVDALAATAVNHAKVSDAVARLAKAGTPVFSLLSDFAQGLRRNYVGSNNLKVGRMAAWMLSTAAPRPGKIALFVGGYRWHGHELRETGFRSFFREHAPERPLLDTLVNLETRQLTYEATLDLLHRHPDVTGIYLAGGGMEGTIEALREVRKPGEVALVVNELTPDSRAALADRYVTMALETPLEPLCRELVRLMSQAALSTQPAVPGQLFIDSVIHLPESV
- a CDS encoding Gfo/Idh/MocA family protein; protein product: MAKLGVGLIGTGFMGKAHALAWRGARAVMGGDSEIELAHLCEMPLEKAERLAADWGFARAGDDWRALVEDPAVDVVSITTPNGLHAPMAIAALEAGKHVWCEKPMALTLEEAEAMVAAAKASGKVTLVGYNYVRNPALHHAAKLIAEGRIGRVVHVRGFYDEDYQADGALPWTWRAKLSEAGLGALGDMGCHLISMVMQLVGPVESVLAETQIIHETRPVEGGGRAPVENEDVATALIRLKGGARGMLTTSRSAWGRKNRIDLEIHGTEGQITFEQERLNEMRIYVNEGEKAEQGFKTILTGPAHPPYAAFCPAPGHQLGFNDLKILEAAELVETIAGRHRAWPDFEAALEIERVIHAIAESAAQETRVSLV
- a CDS encoding FadR/GntR family transcriptional regulator; its protein translation is MTIVASGSPSARASNHTHFVVDQLGRAIVAGEYPADTMIPLDPDLCEMFDVSRTVVREAKKTLAAKGMIASKAKVGTHVRPSDEWNMFDEDVLRWHTSVKNPGRFYDELFEIRLIFEPAAAASAARRANELADKAACDRLFTLCDSLAGASSRADFAVADYEFHHHVLKLSGNRFLQSLGDMVQTALYSLFLIETGEQFQEVKAEVAQNHRDIARAIASGLPEAAHTAMLKVITEGHHRTRTTA
- the yjfF gene encoding galactofuranose ABC transporter, permease protein YjfF, translating into MIRSTHLPLMVTLATFVLAYALCGWQYPSMLSTRVVANLLTDNAFLGIVAVGMTFVILSGGIDLSVGSVIAFTGVFLAVILRDTSIHPLTAFVLVLALTTAFGAAMGATIHYLEMPPFIVTLAGMFLARGAAYVLSTDSVPITHEFYDTLQDIYWKAPSGGRFRLIGGLMILTFIAGALIAHRTRFGQNVYALGGGAQTARLMGVPLAATTVGIYAISGGLAGLAGIVFSLYTSAGYSLATVGVELDAIAAVVIGGTLLSGGYGFVAGTFFGILIMGLIQTYIVFDGTLSSWWTKIVIGALLFAFILLQKGLTWATTTRRKRATGSAQPS